In one Arachis duranensis cultivar V14167 chromosome 9, aradu.V14167.gnm2.J7QH, whole genome shotgun sequence genomic region, the following are encoded:
- the LOC107466465 gene encoding uncharacterized protein LOC107466465 codes for MGLNAFVNLCELLQVQGGLDEDGHVGIGEQVATFLIILAHHTKNCSIQVRFYRSGKIVSRYFHKVLGSILRVQSVLFAKADPVPEDWLSRSIRWHLHRCHSPQGDKSRYRTRKSRISTNVFGVCNRNMNFVYVLSSWEGSASDSRVLRDEITRRNDLKILVGSYYLVDAGYTNGRRFLSPYRNVWYHVNEWAQGHRAPQNRLELFNKKDSSARNVIKRCFGLFKKRWAILQSPSIYLIRIQSHIIIACCLLQNFILMNMDVDPKEDATLLPEHISVGDDTIVNEVDIIDVVKSSHEWTQWREDLATEIWEIWRREHDA; via the exons ATGGGTTTGAATGCATTTGTAAATTTATGTGAATTGCTACAAGTTCAAGGTGGTTTAGACGAAGATGGTCATGTTGGCATAGGCGAGCAAGTAGCAACTTTCTTGATCATATTAGCTCATCATACAAAAAATTGCAGCATACAAGTTAGGTTTTATAGGTCTGGTAAAATTGTTAGTAGGTATTTTCATAAGGTATTAGGTTCGATTTTGCGTGTCCAAAGTGTGTTATTTGCAAAGGCAGATCCTGTACCAGAGGATT GGTTGTCTAGGAGTATTAGATGGCACTTACATAGATGTCACAGTCCCCAAGGGGATAAATCTAGGTATCGGACAAGGAAATCTAGAATATCCACCAATGTCTTTGGAGTTTGCAATCGGAACATGAATTTCGTCTATGTCCTTAGCAGTTGGGAAGGATCGGCATCTGATTCAAGGGTACTTAGAGATGAAATTACTCGACGTAATGACTTGAAAATACTTGTTG GGTCTTATTATTTAGTGGACGCTGGCTATACCAATGGTAGAAGATTTTTATCTCCTTATAGAAATGTCTGGTATCATGTGAATGAGTGGGCTCAAGGTCATCGTGCACCACAAAATCGTCTAGAGTTATTTAATAAGAAAGACTCTTCGGCTAGGAATGTGATTAAGCGGTGCTTTGGGTTGTTTAAGAAGAGATGGGCAATTCTACAAAGCCCCTCAATCTATCTAATTAGAATTCAAAGCCACATTATTATTGCGTGttgtttgttacaaaattttattctgATGAACATGGATGTTGATCCCAAGGAAGATGCAACTCTTTTACCAGAGCATATATCCGTAGGAGATGACACAATTGTTAATGAAGTCGACATAATTGATGTTGTGAAAAGTAGTCATGAGTGGACTCAATGGCGTGAGGACTTGGCAACTGAAATTTGGGAAATATGGAGAAGAGAACATGACGCATAG